The genomic window CTCTGgtagatctgaaaaaaaatttcGGGGAAGCTGACTCAAGAAGCCAAACGATGATGATTCAATATCCAAAATTGAATCATCCAGAGGTTGCCCATTCAACTCTGAACTGCTAAAGGATCCACCAGATGCATCACCTATTGACTGGCATGATTCCAGGAAAGCATTCCCGCAGAAACCAAAATTACCATTGCTCGAATAGCCTGATTCCGTCTTAATAGTCGGCCCATTTTCCACACCAAACAGCACAGAATTAGCATTCTGCACTGGAAGCAAATTGGAAGCATCCATGCTACTATGAAGACCCTGAATGTCTTTACCAGCATAAATTAATTGATCACTGGATTGTGTGCGATCTACTATGCCACTGGAATTTCCATTGCACATTACATCATCTGGCATTGCAGGCATCGGAGTAGACTCTGATAAAAAGCATGGATTTTGCTTCACTGAAACAAGGAAAACAGAAG from Oryza glaberrima chromosome 6, OglaRS2, whole genome shotgun sequence includes these protein-coding regions:
- the LOC127776112 gene encoding uncharacterized protein LOC127776112 isoform X2, with amino-acid sequence MSGADVDKVQNLIHCCLQLYMDKKEVVDALSREAKIEPSVTQHVWQKLEENNREFFKAYYLRLMLKNQITAFNKLLEDQLRIINKEYHPGPSSMPLPNGSNSNLLKQNPCFLSESTPMPAMPDDVMCNGNSSGIVDRTQSSDQLIYAGKDIQGLHSSMDASNLLPVQNANSVLFGVENGPTIKTESGYSSNGNFGFCGNAFLESCQSIGDASGGSFSSSELNGQPLDDSILDIESSSFGFLSQLPRNFFSDLPEDFNQSTEILDNYGKSPFLPSEQNNFSDSTGGEHTG